The sequence tttcactctctaaaaatcaatggaaaaatatcctcaggtgaggattaacaaaataatagtatTGGTAGAATACTCTGAAGGAATCCACAGATCTTCAAATTTCAACAATAGTCCCACCAGTGTCCATTTTCTGTTtcaggatccaatccaggatcACACATTGCATTAAACTATcattctccttagtttctttaaATCTGTGACAGTCCtcagtttttctgttttcaaagacCTTGACACTTTTGAGAACATCTGACTCCTCTAAGTGTACCTGCACATAGGCAACTAGGATAGCTCCAGCTCACAGTGGATTTGGAAAAATACCAAGCCATGGCATGAAGTTGCTTTTAAATGACCCATCTTGTATTTCACCTTCAGTAAAACTACATTTTGTTACCCAAAGACTAAGAAGGGGGAAATTCTATGTAATTATTTGATCATCTTTTTGtgtggagagaaagaaatgggacAGAGCATAAATGCAGAAGTGCTTGAAACTGTAAAAGGAATCTGGAATAGAATACATGCTCCAAGGGAGTagcagatatggcctggagagaTAGAAAAAGGGTAGATAAGTGATAGCCCTGCATTTCAAAGAGTAATTAACATTTGAATAAAAAGCATTAATCAAAATGTCAAGGGGTCAAACTAGaaaggttttaaattttattttgaaatgggtTCTGAAAACCACCTCCCTCTAAATAAAATGCTCTGTAGAGATTTGCTTTACCTGTTAATTCTCTCCCTAGTAGAAGTAGAGGAGTGACTATCACTTTCAAGGAATGTATCCTGTCATTCTCTGAAACTGTACAAGGTTATTTTTGTATCCATATGCGTTACTAATTACAATCAGCTATTTAGAAAACTAGTAACCTCTCATGAACACAGGTCAAAGATACCccccaagccgaaaccggtttggctcagtggatagagcgtcggcctgcggactcaagggtcccaggttcgattccggtcaagggcatgtaccttggttgcgggcacatccccagtagggggtgtgcaagaggcagctgactgatgtttctctctcatcgatgtttctaactctctatccctatctcttcctctctgtaaaaaatcaataaaatatatttataaaaaaaaaaaaagataccccCCAAGATCAACAAAGCTGAATTCAAACTTGCTCTTCTTTGAACACATGATGTGTTGCTGGGGTTCTTGGGAGGGCTAGCAAATTGCAAAGTATACTTAAAGGATCTGACAATCTTGGAGGAATCCTCGAATAGGGTCTTTTGATGGGAAGATCTGGagaaggtgggagaagggaggaaaggaaagtgaaGGATATGCCCCTTTGTCTTCAATATGCTGGGCACCTAGGGTTTAGCTGCAATTGCGGTTCTCAGGCATTATcgttatttttataaacattcttgTGATTACTTAGACATAGGACTTGTGATTACTTAGACATAGGACTTCTGAACCTGAGAGTACATTCAAACTAACAAGAATTTGTGTGGCAAATGCTTACCCAGTGCAAGGATTGAAGGGCTCAGTAAGCACTTGTCCATTGAACAATGGCTGTCTATCTAATTCTATTGATTCCTCTTTTTTGGAGTTCAGGAATCAATTCAATCCCAGAGCTCTTTACCTGGAGTTGGGGAAGCCAAATGCCAACCTAGTTCATACAGCCTTTTAACCTTCCCTGTACAACCTTTATATTTGgcttccagccgaaaccggtttggctcagtggatagagcgtcggtctgcagactgaaaggtcccaggttcgattctggtcatgggcatgtacattggttgcgggcacatccccggtggggggtgtgcaggaggcagctggtcgatgtatctctctcatcgatgtttctagctctctatccctcttcctttctctctgtgaaaaatcaataaaatatatttaaaaaaataaaaaatatatatttggcttCTGGCTACAATTTCCCCACCCCTAGTCGAGTCCTTTGGACTCTCCTCTGCAAGTTCCCAGAAAGATCTTTGTTAGGCTGTATTTGCAAATCCGGGTCTGGAACATGTTGGCAGTGTCCCCGCTATGCTGTTCCCCCAATTTCCTCTGGATTCAGAGACATAACTTCAGGGCAGTACCAGGTCTAGAGTGAAGAGGTACTTGCATTGGCACAAAATTTAAGGGGATTCCAAATAACTTagtaagcaaaataaattatttataatgcaCTATCTTAAGAACTCAAAAGTAATGGGAAAAAAGTCATAATGAAcaaattatcaaaattttaaataaagacaggatACCCACGCCCCCACACTTGTATGACCCTGCCTCACTTGTTTCAACCTAATCTCAGGCCTGGGGGTTCCAATTAAACTTTATTTACTAAAACAGGCTACCAGTCAGCGGGCCGCAGTTTGCTTGTATGGCAAATTTTAAATGTTGCATTAAATTTTATCTTGATTACCGAGTTGTGTGCTTTTTGTTTCGTTGTGTTTTGTTTGGCGGTTCCCTTAAATCCTGAGCCTCATCCTTGTCCGGGCCCTGCTCCAGAGGTTTTGGTCCAAGAACCTGGTAACGTCAGCGTCccttccagctcccaggcccctcccagggtccaGGGTCCGAATCCCGGGTACTCCCTAGGGCCACCCCTCCCTCAAGCTGGGTCAGCTCCAGTGGACCAGCCGGGAGCGTGGAGGGCGGCCCGGCCCGATTTCGTGGCTCCTCCCCCGCCGCGTCAAACCACTCAGCTCTCCCCAGGCCTAGCGCGCCGCCAGCCTACCAGCCACGCCTCCGACGCCGGCCTCCAGGGCGCCGGCTCCGCGTATATAAATCAGCCATTTGCTTCGCTCCGCCCTAGAGCCCCGGAGTTCAGCCGGTTACGGTCCCAGGCCTGTAGTCGCCCGCTTCTTCTTTTCAACATGACAGATGCCGCCGTGTCCTTTGCCAAGGACTTCCTGGCAGGTggagtggccgcagccatctccAAGACAGCGGTAGCACCCATCGAGCGGGTCAAGCTGCTGCTGCAGGTACCTCCTGGGATCCGAGCCCGaacaggaagtgggggaggggacgggaagAGGGTCGCGCCGAAAGTGGGGCCCAAGGAATGGAGGGGAAGGAACTCTTTAGGTAAGTCCCAGTAAGTGGCAGCGTGGGAGCCAGGGTGGCAGCAGAGGCGGGCCAAAAGGCAGGTTTGAGGGCGGTGCTTTTTTTAGTGACCCTAAGTTCCAGATCTAGGAAAGGGTCGGGGGTGGAGGAAGGTGACGAAGGCCCGGGCCTCGGCTTCCCAGAGGCCGCCAACTCGGGCCGGCgttgagggcggggggggggggggggggggggagcgattCCGGCAGTGCTTAGCTGCCTCCCCGGGCCTTCGGGTCAAGGGCAAAGCCTGAAAGCCGGCGAACACCTGGCCTTACAGGAGACCTCAAGGTCGCGGCAAGGAGATCACAGCCTTGAGGAAGCCACGCGGCCGGTAGAGCGGCCGCGCTCCAACCTGGCCGGAAGCCTGTGCCGGGAAGCGCGTGTGCCTGCTGCGTCCTCCTCCGCGCAGCCGCCGGCGCCGCGCGCTCGCACGTTCCGGCTCTAGATGGCGCACTCGGACGGGCGAAGTGGCCTGGCGGCCCGCGGGTCACCTCTAGGAGACAAGTAGGGTCTGAacggagagggagggaagcagctcTGGAGAACTGAGGCGTAGTCCCTGGTCACCAAGGTGACCGCACCCTACCTGGGACTCACCTTAATGCCTCTGAACTTGGGCCCGACCTTTCTCCTAGGTCTAAAGGGCACTGGTCCGCGTGAGCGTGCCTGCTCCCCACCCAAAGGGTGGAGGCTTAATGTCTCTAATGATGCAGATCACCTCTTCCACCTGTGACAGCTGTGATACAGAAGACTAGATGGGGGGCAGGGAGCTAATCTTAAATCGCTTTGATTGGGATGAAatattctcttcccttttcccttcatgGTTATAACTCTCCCTGTTGGTCTCCTTTTTGTCTCTCAGGTGCAGCATGCCAGCAAGCAGATCACTGCAGATAAGCAATACAAGGGCATTATAGACTGTGTGGTCCGTATCCCCAAGGAGCAAGGAGCCCTGTCCTTCTGGCGTGGTAACCTGGCCAATGTCATCAGATACTTCCCCACCCAGGCTCTCAACTTTGCCTTCAAAGATAAATACAAGCAGATCTTCCTGGGTGGTGTGGACAAGAGAGCCCAGTTTTGGCGATACTTTGCAGGGAATCTGGCATCAGGTGGTGCCGCTGGGGCTACCTCCTTGTGTTTTGTGTATCCTCTTGATTTTGCCCGTACCCGTCTAGCAGCTGATGTGGGCAAAGCCGGAGCTGAAAGGGAATTCAAAGGCCTTGGTGACTGCCTGGTTAAGATCTACAAATCTGATGGGCTTAGAGGCCTATACCAAGGCTTTAATGTGTCAGTACAGGGTATTATCATCTACCGAGCTGCCTACTTCGGTGTCTATGATACTGCAAAGGGTAAGTTTTCTATATGCTTTGAAGTTGTGTTCTCATGAGACAGTGTGGAAGGTTACCATCCTAATTTTCCAGGAGCCAGAGAATTTTTTTTGGTAATTGCTGAAGGCAGCTAAGGTCATCCAGTACAACCCTTGTGACCAGATGAGATGTTAGGGGGATGTGGAAAGCAAGTCTGTAAAACTGCTTTCTAGTAAAGGTGCCTCTTTCCTATTCTCAGGAATGCTTCCAGATCCCAAGAATACTCATATCTTCATCAGCTGGATGATCGCACAGTCCGTCACAGCTGTGGCTGGGTTGACTTCCTATCCATTTGACACTGTTCGTCGCCGCATGATGATGCAATCAGGGCGCAAAGGAAGTAAGTTCCCCTTGAGCAGAAGATGAAGACATGGGCATGGGGTTGATAGTATCTGCTACATAGTTGCCTTTGAGCCAGGCCCTTTGGATGCCTATGAATGAGCATGCTTTAAATGGTATTAGAGATTAAGTCTGATGGGTAGTCTACATATTACTGTTCTCTAGTCATAGCATTAATATTTCAGCATTTCAGTTAGTTAATATTTCATTAACTAACCTGTTAATGTTGGGATTTAAAAAACTGTTAGCTCTTAGAAATGGGGCTCTGGTTTGGTTCAGTAAATCCTAGGACTTTTCATCAGCCTTTTGTCACTAACTCTGTCTTTCTTCTTTGCAGCTGATATCATGTACACAGGCACACTCGACTGCTGGAGGAAGATTGCTCGTGATGAAGGAGGCAAAGCTTTTTTCAAGGGTGCATGGTCCAATGTTCTCAGAGGAATGGGTGGTGCTTTTGTGCTTGTCTTGTATGATGAAATCAAGAAGTTCACATAAATTATTTCCTAGTCTTCCCTCCCCCAGACCCCGTGAACAGGCATGTTGTATTATGTAACATATCTTGAGCATTCTTGACAGACTTGGTTGTCTGTTTATCAGTGGCAACTATTTACTGGTTGAAAATGGGAAGCAATAATATTCATCTGACCAGTTTTCTCTTAAAGCCATTTCCATGATGATGATGGGactcaattatattttttatttcagtcactcCTGATAacaaatttgaagaaataaaaaatatctgaaatagaATTTTGTTTGTGGTTTATTTGCCTATAAAAATGTCTTGTTTAGTTTAGTGAGTGCTACACGAGTAAatgctgcattttttaaaaaaatatattttattgattttttacaga comes from Eptesicus fuscus isolate TK198812 chromosome 1, DD_ASM_mEF_20220401, whole genome shotgun sequence and encodes:
- the SLC25A5 gene encoding ADP/ATP translocase 2, encoding MTDAAVSFAKDFLAGGVAAAISKTAVAPIERVKLLLQVQHASKQITADKQYKGIIDCVVRIPKEQGALSFWRGNLANVIRYFPTQALNFAFKDKYKQIFLGGVDKRAQFWRYFAGNLASGGAAGATSLCFVYPLDFARTRLAADVGKAGAEREFKGLGDCLVKIYKSDGLRGLYQGFNVSVQGIIIYRAAYFGVYDTAKGMLPDPKNTHIFISWMIAQSVTAVAGLTSYPFDTVRRRMMMQSGRKGTDIMYTGTLDCWRKIARDEGGKAFFKGAWSNVLRGMGGAFVLVLYDEIKKFT